One part of the Salvelinus fontinalis isolate EN_2023a chromosome 4, ASM2944872v1, whole genome shotgun sequence genome encodes these proteins:
- the ccdc180 gene encoding coiled-coil domain-containing protein 180 isoform X1: protein MAETRVIPSGKVYRQMFDAQVQLSRSLHDTRRKRETNEGFLPRDNPPLSRDTDTGLQQRIRTLQAETHQCSEEMAVRDQLFSGIKHCQTSEEQLVEEEIRGLPDHVVAEKPGSDIIDRLMEKKQRNHLEAVGQLYRDLSVLSVEYETLFRQTGQEVLHQLSVYDGNVERQMQRIENISDLEKFTLQGLHEFWDTVKQESVIRRKWIKDLDDTLAKYESDRTAMIAALLRKYTGKLEKICYVMPSDIHRLINREAMMINQAILANRRAVAKLYLNLMEKDLQKEVFQRLRWEDKLQDWKSFKVLGVVSRFKDFMGSPPIQCPKDVQAILDTMSAAQQSFRERRINILQSLTSMIPPRCSKTLIAEWYNSLSSVNEQIDCMHIESMRKLHSYYENTWQECLAEVEQVKKEITTYGVSPEEIQDTVNSEFLPLIGKCQSQTEEHLATMDRAFESLAKRAAVLSKSLFKFTRGASHLWEVHSAGLQRREQQLQDQLDEVRYSQEHEIQKKEAHLDVMLDRLRQESTEEALKITLEKTLHSLDEIKLVYMHFYKEEVDTVESYPAMVLEELHSYSFAVSRFFNVKELYTGSQDSEELCSLYPVINLDLSGRASVKRTRQTTVQGRKRCPGGFQKSPNPAHSSFDEFDTEDVIDSHREFLDSQSSETFCTSKGNVYNGQSFVSQWDTEQDSIPSEMELVVFPRSLLADLQKDIRLLFFNHLEERYQTALTNTMNIVAAKKEALKSEQDLRLHLHQPRAKRIEVDIHNVRAAELVLHRDRVDRHCKGILQALGNCRTDFHELQIRQHKLTEDFRSQIYSMEDVFTYATKSDVLVGLCGTLQSNLESHMNIIQASQRNFRQTLESKLDGLRETNVQLIKSFKLFSDGGNFTPKEIEAHHKRIEKMVKRIDTNDEAIMLDMEGTESKCLELAKDVINRFEEKFHFLTVDLKFLEKIQGMLTNTQVQIKTEATKSNMQNKKINSLLTELKSMVDTCARSSPEKTVTTDDVFTFTWSIIEDLRARCHYLECFLNPSMAVLMPECPLQGAFGVAARPKSRKSASPAIDGLLQPSRMGVSFMDDVAVGVIRGLLRLSKPKVTQEANSESTERVSAAVTVRLSSPIGQRSGDSAESVSAQSVKRFSKPTRFDKRFQVFGPKPETHGVTAFKTLITSILWKTNDILLLVAEEFYKKKERRPVTRPQYLQETFEQCAEEINKRLLVYQSQTQDYHNNCLQEFRQQLKDIEEGLSKVPGVLISNLGEQHLGSLSQDTDNIRQQLGITLHESEGRKKKHSGKLSVRLSHPACEKELEALNRAEEERQRELTNAITNTLQELQACVRKHGEEFVRALTSLTENLLFQMDNLLTVDEVQVGQAEMKSENVTTLIRRKQAGIPLEEKQSAHLIQRGSRTWPGISYFGYSTDDPVEQPCKKTASITTAKTTLGHLRAVEARESMYQCYEQRYREELARAVQESQVQRTEVQCWEEHWRGLLNTLTQLNAE, encoded by the exons ATGGCTGAGACTCGTGTCATTCCAAGTGGGAAAGTCTACCGCCAGATGTTTGACGCCCAG GTTCAGCTGTCAAGGTCTCTACATGATACTCGGAGGAAACGTGAGACTAATGAAGGATTCTTACCAAGGGACAACCCTCCTCTTAGTAGGGACACAGACACTGGTCTGCAGCAGCGGATTAGAACTCTTCAGGCTGAAACCCACCAATGCTCAGAGGAAATGGCTGTTAG GGACCAACTGTTCTCAGGCATCAAGCATTGCCAGACGAGTGAGGAGCAGCTTGTTGAGGAGGAGATCCGTGGACTACCTGATCATGTTG TGGCAGAAAAGCCAGGGTCAGACATCATTGACCGCCTGATGGAGAAAAAGCAGAGGAACCACCTAGAGGCTGTGGGACAGTTGTACAGGGACCTTTCTGTGCTCAGTGTG GAGTATGAGACATTATTCAGGCAAACTGGGCAAGAGGTGCTGCACCAACTCTCAGTGTATGATGGCAATGTGGAGAGACAAATGCAGAGGATTGAAAATATTTCTGATTTGGAGAAGTTCACCTTACAG GGACTTCATGAGTTCTGGGATACAGTGAAACAAGAGTCAGTGATTAGGAGGAAGTGGATAAAGGATCTGGATGATACCCTGGCTAAGTATGAGTCTGACAGAACAGCCATG ATTGCAGCATTGCTGAGAAAATACACAGGGAAACTGGAAAAAATCTGCTACGTAATGCCTTCGGATATCCACCGACTGATCAATAGAGAAGCCATG ATGATAAACCAGGCTATTCTAGCAAATAGACGAGCAGTGGCCAAGCTCTACCTGAACCTGATGGAGAAGGATCTACAGAAGGAGGTATTCCAACGACTCAGATGGGAGGACAAACTGCAAGACTGGAAGAGCTTTAAGGTCCTTGGTGTGGTCAGCAGGTTCAA AGATTTCATGGGAAGCCCTCCAATCCAGTGTCCCAAGGACGTACAAGCTATTCTGGACACCATGAGTGCAGCACAGCAATCTTTTAGAGAAAGACGCATCAACATTCTTCAGTCACTCAC TTCCATGATACCTCCAAGATGTTCAAAGACTCTAATCGCTGAGTGGTATAACTCTTTGTCATCTGTCAACGAGCAAATTG ATTGTATGCACATTGAATCAATGAGGAAGCTACATTCCTATTATGAAAATACCTGGCAAGAATGCCTAGCTGAGGTAGAACAAGTCAAG AAAGAGATTACTACATATGGGGTTTCTCCAGAAGAGATCCAGGATACTGTTAATTCTGAGttcctgcctctgattgggaaatgCCAGAGCCAGACCGAGGAGCACCTTGCCACCATGGAT AGAGCGTTTGAGTCTTTGGCCAAGAGAGCTGCTGTGCTAAGTAAGTCACTTTTCAAATTCACACGTGGGGCATCTCACCTGTGGGAGGTGCACAGTGCCGGGCTGCAGAGGAGGGAGCAGCAGCTGCAAGACCAGCTGGACGAGGTGCGCTACAGTCAGGAGCATGAAATCCAG AAGAAGGAGGCTCATCTTGATGTTATGTTggacagactgagacaggagagcaCTGAAGAGGCACTCAAAATCACACTGGAGAAGACTCTACATTCCCTGGATGAAATAAAACTTGT ATACATGCACTTCTACAAAGAAGAGGTGGATACAGTGGAGAGTTATCCTGCCATGGTCTTGGAGGAGCTGCACTCTTACAGCTTTGCTGTCAGTCGATTCTTCAACGTCAAGGAGCTATATACCGGTAGTCAG GACTCTGAGGAACTTTGCTCCCTTTATCCTGTCATAAATCTTG ATTTAAGTGGGAGGGCCAGTGTGAAGAGGACAAGACAGACCACTGTACAGGGAAGGAAACGTTGTCCGGGAGGATTCCAGAAAAGTCCAAATCCAGCACATTCATCCTTTGATGAATTTGACACTGAG GATGTCATTGATTCCCATCGGGAGTTTCTTGACTCTCAGTCCAGTGAGACATTCTGCACCTCTAAAGGCAATGTGTACAACGGTCAGAGCTTTGTCTCTCAATGGGACACGGAGCAGGATTCCATTCCATCTGAGATGGAGTTGGTTGTGTTCCCCAGAAGTCTTCTTGCGGATCTACAAAAAGA TATACGTCTGTTGTTTTTCAATCACCTCGAAGAGAGATATCAGACTGCTCTGACCAACACTATGAATATTGTGGCAGCCAAGAAGGAAGCACTGAAGTCAGAGCAGGACCTCCGACTGCACCTCCACCAACCACGGGCTAAGAGAATCGAGGTGGACATCCACAATGTCCGTGCTG CGGAACTGGTACTGCACAGAGATCGTGTGGATAGGCACTGTAAAGGCATCTTGCAGGCCCTTGGCAACTGCCGAACGGACTTCCACGAACTCCAGATTCGACAGCACAAACTGACTGAGGACTTCAGATCCCAGATTTACAGCATGGAGGATGTCTTTACCTATGCCACCAAGTCAGACGT GCTGGTTGGACTATGTGGTACGCTGCAATCCAATTTGGAGAGCCACATGAACATCATTCAGGCATCACAGAGAAACTTCAGACAGACTCTGGAGTCCAAGCTGGATGGCTTAAGAGAGACCAACGTCCAGTTAATCAAATCCTTTAA GCTGTTCTCAGATGGAGGGAACTTCACACCCAAAGAGATCGAGGCGCATCACAAACGGATTGAGAAAATGGTTAAACGTATCGACACCAACGATGAGGCCATAATGCTGGATATGGAGGGGACAGAGTCCAAGTGTCTGGAGCTG GCGAAGGATGTGATAAACAGATTTGAGGAGAAATTCCACTTTTTGACAGTGGATTTGAAGTTTCTGGAGAAAATCCAAGGAATGCTAACAAATACACAGGTTCAGATAAAAACAGAG GCAACAAAAAGCAACATGCAAAATAAGAAAATCAACAGCCTCCTGACAGAGTTAAAAAGTATGGTAGATACTTGTGCCAGAAGCAGTCCAGAAAAG ACAGTGACGACAGATGATGTTTTCACTTTTACGTGGTCTATAATAGAGGATTTGAGGGCACGATGCCATTATCTTGAATGCTTTTTG AACCCTTCCATGGCAGTACTGATGCCTGAATGCCCTCTCCAGGGGGCCTTCGGTGTAGCAGCACGCCCCAAGTCTCGCAAGTCAGCAAGCCCTGCCATAGAcggtctgctccagcccagccgCATGGGGGTGTCCTTCATGGATGATGTGGCCGTGGGGGTCATCAGGGGACTGCTGAG GCTAAGCAAGCCTAAAGTCACCCAGGAAGCCAATTCAGAGTCGACAGAGAGGGTCTCAGCAGCAGTCACAG TCAGGTTGTCGTCTCCTATTGGGCAGAGGTCAGGGGATTCTGCCGAATCTGTCAGTGCACAAAG TGTGAAGAGGTTTTCTAAACCCACTCGCTTTGACAAGAGATTCCAGGTGTTTGGTCCCAAACCAGAGACACATGGCGT AACTGCCTTCAAAACTTTGATAACCAGCATTCTTTGGAAGACCAATGATATTCTTCTCCTGGTTGCTGAG GAGTTCTATAAGAAGAAGGAACGCCGGCCTGTCACAAGGCCTCAGTACCTCCAGGAGACGTTTGAACAATGTGCTGAGGAGATTAACAAAAGGCTGCTCGTCTACCAGAGCCAAACTCAGGACTACCACAACAACTGTCTGCAAG AATTCCGACAGCAGCTGAAAGACATTGAGGAGGGTCTTTCCAAGGTGCCAGGGGTGCTCATCTCTAACCTGGGAGAACAACACCTGGGGAGCCTGAGCCAGGACACGGACAACATCCGTCAACAGCTAGGCATCACTCTGCATGAGAGCGAGGGGAGAAAA AAAAAGCACAGTGGCAAGCTGAGTGTGCGTCTGAGCCATCCTGCTTGTGAGAAAGAGCTGGAGGCCTTGAATCGTGctgaagaggagagacaaagagagctgACCAATGCCATCACGAACACTCTGCAAGAGCTACAA GCATGTGTTAGGAAACATGGGGAGGAGTTTGTGAGAGCACTCACCTCTCTGACAGAGAACCTGCTGTTCCAGATGGACAACCTCCTGACCGTAGATGAGGTCCAAGTTGGCC AAGCTGAAATGAAGAGTGAAAATGTCACCACTCTAATTCGCCGAAAACAAGCTGGTATTCCGCTAGAGGAGAAGCAAAGTGCACATCTAATACAGCGAGGCAGCAG AACGTGGCCAGGAATCTCTTACTTTGGATACAGTACTGATGATCCAGTGGAGCAACCATGCAAGAAAACAGCCTCCATCACCACTGCAAAGACCACCTTAGGCCACCTGAGAGCAGTGGAGGCCCGTGAATCTATGTACCAG TGCTATGAGCAGCGGTACAGGGAGGAGCTGGCCCGGGCCGTGCAGGAGAGCCAGGTCCAGAGGACGGAGGTGCAGTGCTGGGAGGAACACTGGAGAGGCTTACTGAACACTCTGACCCAGCTCAACGCTGAGTGA
- the ccdc180 gene encoding coiled-coil domain-containing protein 180 isoform X2: MAETRVIPSGKVYRQMFDAQVQLSRSLHDTRRKRETNEGFLPRDNPPLSRDTDTGLQQRIRTLQAETHQCSEEMAVRDQLFSGIKHCQTSEEQLVEEEIRGLPDHVVAEKPGSDIIDRLMEKKQRNHLEAVGQLYRDLSVLSVEYETLFRQTGQEVLHQLSVYDGNVERQMQRIENISDLEKFTLQGLHEFWDTVKQESVIRRKWIKDLDDTLAKYESDRTAMIAALLRKYTGKLEKICYVMPSDIHRLINREAMMINQAILANRRAVAKLYLNLMEKDLQKEVFQRLRWEDKLQDWKSFKVLGVVSRFKDFMGSPPIQCPKDVQAILDTMSAAQQSFRERRINILQSLTSMIPPRCSKTLIAEWYNSLSSVNEQIDCMHIESMRKLHSYYENTWQECLAEVEQVKKEITTYGVSPEEIQDTVNSEFLPLIGKCQSQTEEHLATMDRAFESLAKRAAVLSKSLFKFTRGASHLWEVHSAGLQRREQQLQDQLDEVRYSQEHEIQKKEAHLDVMLDRLRQESTEEALKITLEKTLHSLDEIKLVYMHFYKEEVDTVESYPAMVLEELHSYSFAVSRFFNVKELYTGSQDSEELCSLYPVINLDLSGRASVKRTRQTTVQGRKRCPGGFQKSPNPAHSSFDEFDTEDVIDSHREFLDSQSSETFCTSKGNVYNGQSFVSQWDTEQDSIPSEMELVVFPRSLLADLQKDIRLLFFNHLEERYQTALTNTMNIVAAKKEALKSEQDLRLHLHQPRAKRIEVDIHNVRAAELVLHRDRVDRHCKGILQALGNCRTDFHELQIRQHKLTEDFRSQIYSMEDVFTYATKSDVLVGLCGTLQSNLESHMNIIQASQRNFRQTLESKLDGLRETNVQLIKSFKLFSDGGNFTPKEIEAHHKRIEKMVKRIDTNDEAIMLDMEGTESKCLELAKDVINRFEEKFHFLTVDLKFLEKIQGMLTNTQVQIKTEATKSNMQNKKINSLLTELKSMVDTCARSSPEKTVTTDDVFTFTWSIIEDLRARCHYLECFLGAFGVAARPKSRKSASPAIDGLLQPSRMGVSFMDDVAVGVIRGLLRLSKPKVTQEANSESTERVSAAVTVRLSSPIGQRSGDSAESVSAQSVKRFSKPTRFDKRFQVFGPKPETHGVTAFKTLITSILWKTNDILLLVAEEFYKKKERRPVTRPQYLQETFEQCAEEINKRLLVYQSQTQDYHNNCLQEFRQQLKDIEEGLSKVPGVLISNLGEQHLGSLSQDTDNIRQQLGITLHESEGRKKKHSGKLSVRLSHPACEKELEALNRAEEERQRELTNAITNTLQELQACVRKHGEEFVRALTSLTENLLFQMDNLLTVDEVQVGQAEMKSENVTTLIRRKQAGIPLEEKQSAHLIQRGSRTWPGISYFGYSTDDPVEQPCKKTASITTAKTTLGHLRAVEARESMYQCYEQRYREELARAVQESQVQRTEVQCWEEHWRGLLNTLTQLNAE, translated from the exons ATGGCTGAGACTCGTGTCATTCCAAGTGGGAAAGTCTACCGCCAGATGTTTGACGCCCAG GTTCAGCTGTCAAGGTCTCTACATGATACTCGGAGGAAACGTGAGACTAATGAAGGATTCTTACCAAGGGACAACCCTCCTCTTAGTAGGGACACAGACACTGGTCTGCAGCAGCGGATTAGAACTCTTCAGGCTGAAACCCACCAATGCTCAGAGGAAATGGCTGTTAG GGACCAACTGTTCTCAGGCATCAAGCATTGCCAGACGAGTGAGGAGCAGCTTGTTGAGGAGGAGATCCGTGGACTACCTGATCATGTTG TGGCAGAAAAGCCAGGGTCAGACATCATTGACCGCCTGATGGAGAAAAAGCAGAGGAACCACCTAGAGGCTGTGGGACAGTTGTACAGGGACCTTTCTGTGCTCAGTGTG GAGTATGAGACATTATTCAGGCAAACTGGGCAAGAGGTGCTGCACCAACTCTCAGTGTATGATGGCAATGTGGAGAGACAAATGCAGAGGATTGAAAATATTTCTGATTTGGAGAAGTTCACCTTACAG GGACTTCATGAGTTCTGGGATACAGTGAAACAAGAGTCAGTGATTAGGAGGAAGTGGATAAAGGATCTGGATGATACCCTGGCTAAGTATGAGTCTGACAGAACAGCCATG ATTGCAGCATTGCTGAGAAAATACACAGGGAAACTGGAAAAAATCTGCTACGTAATGCCTTCGGATATCCACCGACTGATCAATAGAGAAGCCATG ATGATAAACCAGGCTATTCTAGCAAATAGACGAGCAGTGGCCAAGCTCTACCTGAACCTGATGGAGAAGGATCTACAGAAGGAGGTATTCCAACGACTCAGATGGGAGGACAAACTGCAAGACTGGAAGAGCTTTAAGGTCCTTGGTGTGGTCAGCAGGTTCAA AGATTTCATGGGAAGCCCTCCAATCCAGTGTCCCAAGGACGTACAAGCTATTCTGGACACCATGAGTGCAGCACAGCAATCTTTTAGAGAAAGACGCATCAACATTCTTCAGTCACTCAC TTCCATGATACCTCCAAGATGTTCAAAGACTCTAATCGCTGAGTGGTATAACTCTTTGTCATCTGTCAACGAGCAAATTG ATTGTATGCACATTGAATCAATGAGGAAGCTACATTCCTATTATGAAAATACCTGGCAAGAATGCCTAGCTGAGGTAGAACAAGTCAAG AAAGAGATTACTACATATGGGGTTTCTCCAGAAGAGATCCAGGATACTGTTAATTCTGAGttcctgcctctgattgggaaatgCCAGAGCCAGACCGAGGAGCACCTTGCCACCATGGAT AGAGCGTTTGAGTCTTTGGCCAAGAGAGCTGCTGTGCTAAGTAAGTCACTTTTCAAATTCACACGTGGGGCATCTCACCTGTGGGAGGTGCACAGTGCCGGGCTGCAGAGGAGGGAGCAGCAGCTGCAAGACCAGCTGGACGAGGTGCGCTACAGTCAGGAGCATGAAATCCAG AAGAAGGAGGCTCATCTTGATGTTATGTTggacagactgagacaggagagcaCTGAAGAGGCACTCAAAATCACACTGGAGAAGACTCTACATTCCCTGGATGAAATAAAACTTGT ATACATGCACTTCTACAAAGAAGAGGTGGATACAGTGGAGAGTTATCCTGCCATGGTCTTGGAGGAGCTGCACTCTTACAGCTTTGCTGTCAGTCGATTCTTCAACGTCAAGGAGCTATATACCGGTAGTCAG GACTCTGAGGAACTTTGCTCCCTTTATCCTGTCATAAATCTTG ATTTAAGTGGGAGGGCCAGTGTGAAGAGGACAAGACAGACCACTGTACAGGGAAGGAAACGTTGTCCGGGAGGATTCCAGAAAAGTCCAAATCCAGCACATTCATCCTTTGATGAATTTGACACTGAG GATGTCATTGATTCCCATCGGGAGTTTCTTGACTCTCAGTCCAGTGAGACATTCTGCACCTCTAAAGGCAATGTGTACAACGGTCAGAGCTTTGTCTCTCAATGGGACACGGAGCAGGATTCCATTCCATCTGAGATGGAGTTGGTTGTGTTCCCCAGAAGTCTTCTTGCGGATCTACAAAAAGA TATACGTCTGTTGTTTTTCAATCACCTCGAAGAGAGATATCAGACTGCTCTGACCAACACTATGAATATTGTGGCAGCCAAGAAGGAAGCACTGAAGTCAGAGCAGGACCTCCGACTGCACCTCCACCAACCACGGGCTAAGAGAATCGAGGTGGACATCCACAATGTCCGTGCTG CGGAACTGGTACTGCACAGAGATCGTGTGGATAGGCACTGTAAAGGCATCTTGCAGGCCCTTGGCAACTGCCGAACGGACTTCCACGAACTCCAGATTCGACAGCACAAACTGACTGAGGACTTCAGATCCCAGATTTACAGCATGGAGGATGTCTTTACCTATGCCACCAAGTCAGACGT GCTGGTTGGACTATGTGGTACGCTGCAATCCAATTTGGAGAGCCACATGAACATCATTCAGGCATCACAGAGAAACTTCAGACAGACTCTGGAGTCCAAGCTGGATGGCTTAAGAGAGACCAACGTCCAGTTAATCAAATCCTTTAA GCTGTTCTCAGATGGAGGGAACTTCACACCCAAAGAGATCGAGGCGCATCACAAACGGATTGAGAAAATGGTTAAACGTATCGACACCAACGATGAGGCCATAATGCTGGATATGGAGGGGACAGAGTCCAAGTGTCTGGAGCTG GCGAAGGATGTGATAAACAGATTTGAGGAGAAATTCCACTTTTTGACAGTGGATTTGAAGTTTCTGGAGAAAATCCAAGGAATGCTAACAAATACACAGGTTCAGATAAAAACAGAG GCAACAAAAAGCAACATGCAAAATAAGAAAATCAACAGCCTCCTGACAGAGTTAAAAAGTATGGTAGATACTTGTGCCAGAAGCAGTCCAGAAAAG ACAGTGACGACAGATGATGTTTTCACTTTTACGTGGTCTATAATAGAGGATTTGAGGGCACGATGCCATTATCTTGAATGCTTTTTG GGGGCCTTCGGTGTAGCAGCACGCCCCAAGTCTCGCAAGTCAGCAAGCCCTGCCATAGAcggtctgctccagcccagccgCATGGGGGTGTCCTTCATGGATGATGTGGCCGTGGGGGTCATCAGGGGACTGCTGAG GCTAAGCAAGCCTAAAGTCACCCAGGAAGCCAATTCAGAGTCGACAGAGAGGGTCTCAGCAGCAGTCACAG TCAGGTTGTCGTCTCCTATTGGGCAGAGGTCAGGGGATTCTGCCGAATCTGTCAGTGCACAAAG TGTGAAGAGGTTTTCTAAACCCACTCGCTTTGACAAGAGATTCCAGGTGTTTGGTCCCAAACCAGAGACACATGGCGT AACTGCCTTCAAAACTTTGATAACCAGCATTCTTTGGAAGACCAATGATATTCTTCTCCTGGTTGCTGAG GAGTTCTATAAGAAGAAGGAACGCCGGCCTGTCACAAGGCCTCAGTACCTCCAGGAGACGTTTGAACAATGTGCTGAGGAGATTAACAAAAGGCTGCTCGTCTACCAGAGCCAAACTCAGGACTACCACAACAACTGTCTGCAAG AATTCCGACAGCAGCTGAAAGACATTGAGGAGGGTCTTTCCAAGGTGCCAGGGGTGCTCATCTCTAACCTGGGAGAACAACACCTGGGGAGCCTGAGCCAGGACACGGACAACATCCGTCAACAGCTAGGCATCACTCTGCATGAGAGCGAGGGGAGAAAA AAAAAGCACAGTGGCAAGCTGAGTGTGCGTCTGAGCCATCCTGCTTGTGAGAAAGAGCTGGAGGCCTTGAATCGTGctgaagaggagagacaaagagagctgACCAATGCCATCACGAACACTCTGCAAGAGCTACAA GCATGTGTTAGGAAACATGGGGAGGAGTTTGTGAGAGCACTCACCTCTCTGACAGAGAACCTGCTGTTCCAGATGGACAACCTCCTGACCGTAGATGAGGTCCAAGTTGGCC AAGCTGAAATGAAGAGTGAAAATGTCACCACTCTAATTCGCCGAAAACAAGCTGGTATTCCGCTAGAGGAGAAGCAAAGTGCACATCTAATACAGCGAGGCAGCAG AACGTGGCCAGGAATCTCTTACTTTGGATACAGTACTGATGATCCAGTGGAGCAACCATGCAAGAAAACAGCCTCCATCACCACTGCAAAGACCACCTTAGGCCACCTGAGAGCAGTGGAGGCCCGTGAATCTATGTACCAG TGCTATGAGCAGCGGTACAGGGAGGAGCTGGCCCGGGCCGTGCAGGAGAGCCAGGTCCAGAGGACGGAGGTGCAGTGCTGGGAGGAACACTGGAGAGGCTTACTGAACACTCTGACCCAGCTCAACGCTGAGTGA
- the card9 gene encoding caspase recruitment domain-containing protein 9 codes for MTDSQSVSDMEDEQCWVQLEDYRMLLTKIIEPSRITPYLRQCKVLSSEDEEQIFNDHSLVIRQRKVGVLLDILQRTGLKGYVTFLESLELDYPRLYRKITGKEPARVFSVLVDTVGESGLTQFLMSEVTRLQKGLQEERRRRQEATWAAATQEDTLRQQQVKERELRKQQERVQCMREERDRQWEVVCHLKDENYSLMHNVTKLSEEKNSALMSNRDLQLEIEKLKHSLMNAESDSKIQRKQTVNLKNAIEERPSQDMIWQLQRHNDLLTVRIQELESSAQQGTAPAPLDQEKLSTESLEDYKQHSQAQHQELVNNIYNLRRDLHDAEALRNRYLEAKEVLELKCTTLKKDAKMYRDRMEDILKQMDEVIRERDKAIASREEYHQENSRCLQEKDQYRKKIRELGERCDELQVQLFRTEAEVMALQTMLHINTCSPHDKSQTSEEDCRDTLTEGKNGDLQCQTSGEYDVCIALQVHPLCAEGSPEDKISGERALSEDEPSDCRKPRERCNFYYRRKRALRRSKATCKECKPCVLDNSSGSDNTDTDGM; via the exons ATGACTGACAGTCAGAGTGTGTCAGATATGGAGGATGAGCAGTGCTGGGTCCAGCTGGAGGATTACAGAATGCTGCTGACAAAGATCATTGAGCCGTCGCGAATCACTCCTTACCTGCGTCAGTGTAAGGTGCTAAGCAGTGAGGATGAGGAGCAGATATTCAATGACCACAGTCTGGTCATCCGCCAACGCAAAGTAG GTGTACTATTGGATATTCTTCAAAGAACTGGACTCAAAGGCTATGTGACATTCCTCGAGAGCTTGGAGCTGGATTATCCTCGATTGTATCGCAAAATTACTGGCAAAGAACCTGCCCGGGTCTTTTCTGTACTAGTTG ACACGGTGGGTGAGTCAGGACTGACTCAGTTCTTGATGAGTGAGGTCACACGTCTGCAGAAGGGCCTGCAGGAAGAACGCCGGCGCAGACAAGAGGCCACTTGGGCTGCAGCCACGCAGGAGGACACCTTACGGCAGCAGCAGGTTAAGGAGAGGGAGCTGCGGAAGCAGCAGGAGCGCGTGCAGTgtatgagggaggagagggaccggcaATGGGAGGTGGTATGCCACCTGAAGGACGAGAACTACAGCCTGATGCACAACGTAACCAAGCTGAGCGAAGAGAAGAATAGTGCTCTCATGTCCAACCGGGATCTGCAGTTGGAG ATAGAAAAGCTGAAGCACAGCCTGATGAATGCAGAGAGTGACTCGAAAATCCAACGCAAGCAAACTGTGAACCTGAAGAATGCCAttgaggagagacccagtcaggacATGATTTGGCAGCTCCAGAGACACAATGATCTGCTCACAGTGCGCATCCAGGAGCTGGAGAGCTCAGCTCAG CAGGGGACAGCTCCAGCCCCCTTGGATCAAGAGAAGCTGAGCACTGAGAGTCTGGAGGACTACAAGCAGCACTCTCAGGCTCAGCACCAGGAGCTGGTCAACAACATCTACAACCTACGCAGAGATCTGCACGATGCTGAGGCACTACGGAATCGG TACTTGGAGGCGAAGGAGGTTCTTGAGTTGAAGTGCACAACATTAAAGAAAGATGCAAAAATGTATCGTGACCGAATGGAGGACATCCTGAAACAGATGGACGAGGTTATCAGGGAGAGAGACAAG GCCATCGCCTCTCGAGAGGAGTACCACCAGGAGAATTCACGGTGCCTCCAGGAGAAGGACCAGTACCGGAAGAAGATTCGGGAGCTGGGTGAGCGCTGTGATGAGCTGCAGGTCCAGTTGTTCCGGACTGAGGCAGAGGTTATGGCTCTACAGACCATGCTTCACATTAACACCTGCTCCCCACATGAT AAAAGCCAGACCAGTGAGGAAGACTGCAGAGATACATTAACCGAAGGCAAGAA TGGAGACCTGCAATGTCAGACATCAGGGGAGTATGATGTGTGCATTGCTTTGCAAGTCCACCCGTTGTGTGCAGAAGGGTCCCCGGAGGATAAAATCTCAGGA GAAAGGGCTTTATCAGAGGATGAGCCCTCAGACTGCCGCAAGCCCAGAGAGAGGTGTAACTTCTACTACAGAAG GAAACGTGCCCTTAGGAGGTCAAAGGCCACATGCAAGGAATGCAAACCTTGTGTCCTGGACAACAGCAGTGGAAGTGACAACACTGACACGGATGGGATGTGA